The Niabella beijingensis genomic interval CGCGGCAGGCATTGGTGGCGTATAAACTGTCCGCCTGCAAGGCGCTGGAAGGGGCGGCATTGAATGCCCGCAGCTTTTTAAAACAGGAATGATGCGGAAGGGTGAGCCGCAGATGGGTGCGGACTTTTTGGTCGGGTACCATGCCTGTAAAGGTGGGCAGGAGCTGCAATACACGGCCGCCCGGTACACCCCGGATCCATTCCCCTCACCCCTGCTGCGGCCCGGCAGTGTGCGTGCGGGGCCTTATATTTAAAAAGCTACATACAGGGTGTAAGATCAAAACTGATCCCTTTTCGCTGCTCCAATGTGAGGCATTGCGCATCTGTAAAAACGGGCTGCTGCCGTACAACCTGGTCAAAGCCGGTTGATTTAAAATTGATCTGCCCTTCCTGCAGGTCGATGGTCCACTCGTACATCCATTTATTCACCTCTTCCTCCACCTTATCTACCAGGTACAGATCTGCTACTTCCAGCATATCTGTGGTACCTCCCCGCCTGTCGATATTTATGGTTAATGAAAACGTATTTTTAAAAACGAGGCTGCAGGGAGCTACCCAAAATGAAAAATTCCGCTTTGGCGCATCAGGATCTACCCACTGAAAAATATAATCCATATCAAAAACAATATCGGAAGAAAACCCGTTTTCAGTGGGCTTAAAAATCCAGCCATAGATCGTGCTGTCGTGCCAGCCCATTTGTTGATAATCTTTCTCTGTCCAAACGGCTTTATGCAGATAATAGTGCTCCATATAATTACTGATGCTCTTGGGGATTATTGTTTATTTGTTTATAATACCTGCTTTTTAACGGCGCAACTTCCTTTATAGCACATCCCGTTACAAATGTTCTGTATACCGGCCTGCCGGGTCCGTAATAAGGAATTGCATCCTGAAAAAATTCAATGCTCCTGTTGGTAAGAAGGGCCGCAAGCTCTTTTTTTTCGGCCTCATTTTCCGTAAAGCCGATGCAGTGTGCCCTGGCCCATTTATCTGCTTTTATCTGGCTGAAGGCATATTCAACAATTTCACGCTCCGTGTAAAAATATTTCAGCCTGGTTTGCTGTCCGCGTTCTGTGTAATACCAGATAAAAAGGCTCCCAAACCGTTCAATGCCGCAGCCTTCAGTAATAGCGCTGCCATTAACAGCGTAATTGTTAAAGTGGTAGCAATGCGCTTTCATCCAGCTTTCAAGCTCCGCTTCGGTTTGAGGTACATAGGTGCTATTATTCATCCGCCTGGTTTTGTTTTCCTGCTAAAGTACATTTTTCTGATAAATCCGGCAGGGGCTGCTGCATGGGTGGGAACGGGAGACCTGGGGGGCAGGGATTAGCTTTGGTGGGACTTGCAGGACTTACGCGACAGGTGTGTGCGCTACGCTGCGCCGGGGCCAGCCGGGCCTTCGGGCAGGGCTGCCTGATGGATGGCCAAAGGTCCCACCAATCGCCCATGTCCCACACAGCAAACAAACAGCTGCCCCCTGCACTACAGCACAAGTGAGTGACACAACGAAGCTGCCCTGTGCACCGGGCCGGGGTAATAAAAATAACTACCACCGCCTGGATGAGCGGCTCCCTGACCGGGAAGTACCGGGCTCTACTGCCCGGCTAAAAACCGGATGCCTGCATTACTTTTTTTAATTATACCGGAAAGATGTTCTATTTTTAGGTACTGCCTATATACCGGATATGAACCGAACAAAGGCTAAAACAATTAAGATGAACCGTAGCGGGATACTTTTTCTTACAAGGGGAACTGATTGTTTGCGAAGCTTTGCCAGACCATTAAAAACTTAAAAAAACAAACGGATGAAACGCAGGAAATTCCTCCACGCCTCGCTGGCTGCTACCGCTGGTATGGCAGCAATGGGTACCCCCGCAGCAGCCGGTGAGCGGCCCGCTGCACAAAAGGAAGTGTATGAATGGCGCGTATATGAAATGCGCTTTGGAGTGGATAAGGGGCAACTGGAACAATATTTTAAAACGGCGCTGATACCGGCACTGAACAAGTATGGTGTAAAAACAGTAGGCGTTTTTAAGGACTGGAAGGAAACAGAGCCTGCTAAATTTTATGTACTGATCCCCTATGCTTCTATGGACAGCTATGTTGCTGTAAACACAAAGGTAAAGGCGGACGCTGATTATATTAAGAACAGCGCTGCGTATAACAGCATTCCGGCGGATAAACCGGTGTACAGCCGCTTTACCGCTTCCCTGATGACGGCCTTTGATGGCTGGCCGGTAATAGCGGTGCCGCCGGGCGCCCCCCGGATCTTTGAATTAAGGACCTATGAAGGGTATAGTGAGGATGCGGTAAGAAGGAAGGTGGAGATGTTCCACGACGGGGAGTTTGACATTTTTAAACGGGCAAAACTGAACCCGGTATTTTTTGGAGAAGTGATTGCGGGCGATAAGCTGCCCCGCATTACCTACCTGCTTACCTGCAATAACATGGAGGAGCGCGACAAAGGATGGGGCGCCTTTGTGGCCGACCCGGAATGGAAACGGCTTATTGGAGACACCCGGTATGCCAATACGATCTCTAAGATCATCAATACCTTTTTGGTGCCTGCAACTTACTCCCAGGTGTAGTGCCTGCTGGCTTACAAAACGGCGGGCATCCGGGCTCCGTAATCAACTTAGATCCCTGGCCGTGCCGGCGGCAGGTGCACATTCCTATTGTAGTAAATATTTAGCAGGAACGTTATCCGTTAGCCAAACGCCATTGTCTGAAAGATAAAATATAAAACCGTCATCATACATTTGCCCGGCAAGCACTTTAAATACAAAAGGCCTGCCATGCCGCTCCCCTACCTTAATTGCAGTTTCCCTGTCATTGCTTAAATGCACGTGTTGCCGTCCGCGTTTTTCAAGGCCGGTGCTCAAAATGGAAGGAACTGATTTTTCGCCCGTGCCATGATATAAAATTTCCGGCGGTTTTTGATTGCTATAGCCCAGATCAATTGCTACGGAATGCCCCTGGCTTGCCCTTATTTTGTCCATGGTCTCATTAAAAGCAAACCGGTTTTTGGAATTGGTTGTAACAACTTCTTTTAGAATTTCCTTATCAAAAGAGACACCGTAAATACCGGCTTTTTCAATGAGCACCTCAACATCTGCCCAGCCATTTTCATCTAGCCGGATGCCTATTGTTTCCGGCTTATGTCTTAATACAAGACTTAGAAACTTGCTGATCGTTAAAAGTTGTTTTTCATTGCTCCTGTTCATTGTATTGTATGCGCCCCCGGCACATTTATTATCAGTTATGCGAAAATTTTTCGAAAAGCCGCGGGCAGATCTTCTTCATACTTTCCGGATCTTCCTCTTTCCATGTAAACTCGAAGTGCGGGTAATTCCCCTCTTTGGTTTTGAAATGATCGTTATCGATATAGTCATACAAATTTTTACCTGTTTTTTGCCTGAACGCCTCAAGCGCTACATACCAAAAGCTTTCAAATTCGTAGTATTCTGCATCCTGAGTAGCCTGGGTGATCAGATTATCCGGATTTTGCTTTGCCTTAAGATATATATCCTTTCCTCTTGAAATGACCCAGTTTCTAAAGTATTCAAACCCGTCATCTGAGCATCCGCCGTTCATAATATAGCCGGCACACCACATTTCAGAAGTATAGGTATCATAAAGCAGCTTATCCGTCCGCAGGCGAAAACCGATCATCTGCCTGGGTGTTAATTTACCGATCTCCTTTATCAGGTATTGCTCCTGATCTTCCTGATCCGTAGTACTTTTTAATGATTTATCTATGATGGACCAATACAGGTCTTCATCCAGCATTTCTGCCGTCTTTACCAATTGCGTAGTATCAAAAGATACCGGTTTTTGCGCTTGTTGTTCAATAGCTGTTTTTTCTTCAGATGACTTATTTTTCATATTTGTATTATTAGAATTTGCACAACCCGATGTTACGAGCACCACTATCATAACCGCCCTCCTACAGTTATTATAGGACCACGCCCGGGTAAAGATGTTATAAATCGCACTTTGGGAAGTTTGCGGATCTGTCTTGTTCATATTTAGCAGTCGTTTTTTATTTCCGGTACGGTGCCATACATTAATACTTCGCTAAAATAAGTCTTTTTGACAACGGAAGAAAATCCGGCAGCGGGTTATTGCATTTGGGGGGATCTGCACGACCCGCAGGACGGGTTACCACCTATCCCTTCGAACGTTAGCCTCTGCGCACAGGCACCGGTCACAAGAGGCCGCACCGGTCCCACAGCATCCACAGCCCTCCAAAACCTTCCGCCCCCAACATTTACTTCGATGCAAAAAATGCAGTAAATTTGCCGCCTTATGGAATTAACAAAGAATTTTGAGCCAGCAGCTATTGAGACCCGGTGGACGGGGCATTGGAAGGAAAAAGGGTATTTTAACAGCACCCCGGATGAACGCCCGGCCTATACCGTGGTCATCCCGCCCCCCAATGTTACCGGTGTGTTGCACATGGGGCACACCCTCAATGAGACCGTGCAGGACATACTGGTGCGCCGCGCCCGCATGAGCGGCTTTAACGCCTGCTGGGTGCCCGGCAGCGACCACGCGTCCATTGCCACGGAGGCCAAAGTGGTGCAGATGCTGAAGGAGGAAAAAGGCATTGATAAGAACAGCCTGACGCGCGAGGAATTCCTGGAATACGCTTTTGAATGGAAAGAAAAATACGGCGGCATCATCTATAACCAGATCGAACGGCTGGGTTGCAGCGTAGACTGGAACCGGGTGAACTTTACCATGGACGACCATTATTACAAGGCTGTTATCAAAGTATTTACAGACCTCTATAATAAAGGACTGATCTACCGCGGGGCCCGCATGATCAACTGGGACCCGGCTGCCAAGACCGCCCTCAGCGATGAGGAAGTGGAATACCGCGAGGTAAACAGCAAGCTGTATTATGTGCAGTACCAGCTGGATGGACAGGAAGGCTTTATTACCATTGCCACCACCCGCCCGGAAACCATCCTGGGCGATACTGCCATCTGTGTAAATCCCAATGATGAGCGGTACCAGCACCTGAAGGGGGCCTATGCCTTTGTGCCGCTGGTAAACCGCCGCATCCCCATTATTTTTGATGAGTACGTGGATATGGAATTTGGTACCGGTGCCCTCAAGATCACCCCGGCGCATGATATCAACGACTATAACCTGGGACTGAAACACCACCTGGAAGTGATCGATACACTGAACGAAGACGGTACCCTGAGCGAGGCCGCACAATTATATGTAGGTGAAGACCGCTTTGAAGTGCGGAAGAAAATTGTGGCAGACCTGGAAAAAGCGGGCAACCTGGTAAAAACGGAGGACATTGTTAACAAGAACGGTTTTTCCCAGCGCAGCAACGCGGTGGTAGAACCCCGCATCTCTACCCAGTGGTTTGTAAAAATGAAGGAGCTGGCCGAACCGGCCTTAAAAGCGGTGGTGGAAGGCGATATCAAAATACATCCCGGCGACCGTTTCCTGGCTACGTATAAATACTGGCTGGAGAACGTGAAGGACTGGTGCATCAGCCGCCAGCTGTGGTGGGGCCAGCAGATACCGGCCTGGTATGCACCGGATGGCACTTTTGTAGTGGCAGAAAGCAAAGAAGCGGCGTTTGAAAAATTCAATGCTCAAAACCCGAACCTCAAAATGGAGGAGCTGTCGCAGGACAGCGATGTGCTCGATACCTGGTTCTCCTCCTGGCTCTGGCCCAGCGAAGTATTCCACGGTATTACCGATCCCGGCAATGCCGATATCCGGTACTACTACCCTACTTCGGTGCTGGTGACCGGACAGGATATCATCTTCTTCTGGGTGGCACGGATGGTTATGGCCGGACTGGAATATGAAAAAGAGATCCCCTTTAAAGACGTCTACTTTACCGGCATGGTGCGGGATAAGCTGGGGCGCAAAATGAGCAAGCAGCTGGGCAATTCGCCGGACCTGCTGAAGCTGATTGATACTTATGGAGCAGACGCGGTGCGTTTTGGCATCATGATCTCCGCCCCGGCGGGGAACGACCTGTTGTTTGACGAAAGCTCGCTGGAACAGGGCCGCAACTTTAATAACAAGATCTGGAATGCGCTGAAGCTGGTGCGCATGTGGCAGAACAATCCCAATGGTATTACCGAAACCACCGGTAACGAACCGGATATTGCGGCCGCCTGGATGCGTAACCGCATTGAGCAGGCCAAGGCCGAAATGGAAAACCTGTTCAAAGAGTTCCGTATCAGCGAAGGGCTGAAAACCCTGTATTCCCTGATCTGGGACGATTTCTGCTCCTGGTACCTGGAATGGCAGAAGCCCGCACAGGGTCAGCCTACCAGTAATGCTAAATTGCAGGCTACCATTGAGTTTTTTGAAGAGCTGCTGCAATTGCTGCACCCCTACATGCCGTTCATTACCGAAGAGATCTATCACCTGCTCCGCGAGCAAAGCGATGATCTTTCTGTAAAACAATATGCGCCCACACAGGCTACAGACAACAGCATACTGGCGCTGGGCGAGCTGCTGAAGCAGACCATTACCGCCATCCGTGATGCAAGGGTGAAGAATAATATTAAGAGTAAGGAACCGGTGAAACTGTTTGTACAGACCACCCAGCCGGACAGCTATACCAGTCTGGCCCCGATCCTGGAGCGCCAGGCGAATGTGGAGTCCGTTGCCATTACCACAGAAGCGGTTGATAAATGCATCAACGTGCTGGTGGGTAAGGACAAGCTGTTCATCCTCCCGGCTACGGAGCTGGACACGAGCATCCAGAAAGAGCAGCTGGAAAAAGACCTGGCCTACCTGCAGGGCTTCCTGGCATCGGTGGAGAAGAAACTCAGCAATGAGCGTTTTGTGCAAAATGCCAAACCGGAAGTAGTGGAGGTG includes:
- a CDS encoding NIPSNAP family protein — its product is MKRRKFLHASLAATAGMAAMGTPAAAGERPAAQKEVYEWRVYEMRFGVDKGQLEQYFKTALIPALNKYGVKTVGVFKDWKETEPAKFYVLIPYASMDSYVAVNTKVKADADYIKNSAAYNSIPADKPVYSRFTASLMTAFDGWPVIAVPPGAPRIFELRTYEGYSEDAVRRKVEMFHDGEFDIFKRAKLNPVFFGEVIAGDKLPRITYLLTCNNMEERDKGWGAFVADPEWKRLIGDTRYANTISKIINTFLVPATYSQV
- a CDS encoding RNA 2'-phosphotransferase; translation: MNRSNEKQLLTISKFLSLVLRHKPETIGIRLDENGWADVEVLIEKAGIYGVSFDKEILKEVVTTNSKNRFAFNETMDKIRASQGHSVAIDLGYSNQKPPEILYHGTGEKSVPSILSTGLEKRGRQHVHLSNDRETAIKVGERHGRPFVFKVLAGQMYDDGFIFYLSDNGVWLTDNVPAKYLLQ
- a CDS encoding DUF4240 domain-containing protein, producing the protein MKNKSSEEKTAIEQQAQKPVSFDTTQLVKTAEMLDEDLYWSIIDKSLKSTTDQEDQEQYLIKEIGKLTPRQMIGFRLRTDKLLYDTYTSEMWCAGYIMNGGCSDDGFEYFRNWVISRGKDIYLKAKQNPDNLITQATQDAEYYEFESFWYVALEAFRQKTGKNLYDYIDNDHFKTKEGNYPHFEFTWKEEDPESMKKICPRLFEKFSHN
- a CDS encoding valine--tRNA ligase, with the protein product MELTKNFEPAAIETRWTGHWKEKGYFNSTPDERPAYTVVIPPPNVTGVLHMGHTLNETVQDILVRRARMSGFNACWVPGSDHASIATEAKVVQMLKEEKGIDKNSLTREEFLEYAFEWKEKYGGIIYNQIERLGCSVDWNRVNFTMDDHYYKAVIKVFTDLYNKGLIYRGARMINWDPAAKTALSDEEVEYREVNSKLYYVQYQLDGQEGFITIATTRPETILGDTAICVNPNDERYQHLKGAYAFVPLVNRRIPIIFDEYVDMEFGTGALKITPAHDINDYNLGLKHHLEVIDTLNEDGTLSEAAQLYVGEDRFEVRKKIVADLEKAGNLVKTEDIVNKNGFSQRSNAVVEPRISTQWFVKMKELAEPALKAVVEGDIKIHPGDRFLATYKYWLENVKDWCISRQLWWGQQIPAWYAPDGTFVVAESKEAAFEKFNAQNPNLKMEELSQDSDVLDTWFSSWLWPSEVFHGITDPGNADIRYYYPTSVLVTGQDIIFFWVARMVMAGLEYEKEIPFKDVYFTGMVRDKLGRKMSKQLGNSPDLLKLIDTYGADAVRFGIMISAPAGNDLLFDESSLEQGRNFNNKIWNALKLVRMWQNNPNGITETTGNEPDIAAAWMRNRIEQAKAEMENLFKEFRISEGLKTLYSLIWDDFCSWYLEWQKPAQGQPTSNAKLQATIEFFEELLQLLHPYMPFITEEIYHLLREQSDDLSVKQYAPTQATDNSILALGELLKQTITAIRDARVKNNIKSKEPVKLFVQTTQPDSYTSLAPILERQANVESVAITTEAVDKCINVLVGKDKLFILPATELDTSIQKEQLEKDLAYLQGFLASVEKKLSNERFVQNAKPEVVEVERRKKADAEEKIKAIGESLAQL